A region from the Cryptosporangium arvum DSM 44712 genome encodes:
- a CDS encoding quinone oxidoreductase family protein, whose translation MADYGIRFAETGGPEVLRYEEIELPPPGPGEVRVRITAIGLNFRDTYERTGLYPVKLPSGLGSEAAGVVTEIGEGVTGLAPGDRVARATGPLGAYATAENVPAGHLVPIPDGVTDEAAAAVLLKGLTVWYLLRRTYPVRSGETVVFHAAAGAVGLIAGQWLRHLGVRAIGTAGSAEKAKVALENGYREVVLYRSEDVAARVRELTDGAGVPVVYDSVGADTFENSLDCLRPRGLMVSFGNSSGPVTGVNLGVLASKGSLFVTRPTLVHYMGELTTAADELFELVASGAIDPNIAQRVPLADAAEAHRALESRSTTGATVLLP comes from the coding sequence ATGGCTGACTACGGGATCCGATTCGCCGAGACCGGTGGGCCCGAGGTTCTCCGGTACGAGGAGATCGAGCTGCCGCCGCCCGGGCCGGGCGAGGTGCGGGTCCGGATCACCGCGATCGGCCTGAACTTCCGCGACACCTACGAGCGCACCGGGCTCTACCCGGTGAAGCTGCCCTCCGGGCTCGGCAGCGAGGCCGCGGGTGTCGTCACCGAGATCGGCGAGGGCGTCACCGGGTTGGCGCCGGGCGACCGGGTGGCCCGCGCGACCGGTCCGCTGGGCGCGTACGCCACCGCCGAGAACGTCCCGGCCGGGCACCTGGTGCCGATCCCCGACGGCGTGACCGACGAGGCCGCGGCCGCGGTGCTGCTCAAGGGCCTGACGGTCTGGTACCTGCTGCGGCGCACGTACCCGGTGCGGTCGGGGGAGACCGTGGTGTTCCACGCCGCGGCCGGCGCCGTCGGCCTGATCGCCGGGCAGTGGCTGCGCCACCTCGGCGTCCGGGCGATCGGCACGGCGGGTAGCGCCGAGAAGGCGAAGGTGGCGTTGGAGAACGGCTACCGCGAGGTCGTGCTGTACCGGTCGGAGGACGTGGCGGCACGGGTGCGTGAGCTGACCGACGGCGCCGGGGTTCCGGTCGTCTACGACTCGGTCGGTGCGGACACGTTCGAGAACTCGCTCGACTGTCTGCGGCCGCGCGGGCTGATGGTGTCGTTCGGCAACTCGTCCGGCCCGGTCACCGGTGTGAACCTGGGTGTGCTGGCCTCGAAGGGGTCGCTGTTCGTGACCCGCCCGACGCTCGTGCACTACATGGGGGAGCTCACGACCGCCGCCGACGAGCTGTTCGAGCTGGTGGCGTCCGGGGCGATCGACCCGAACATCGCCCAGCGCGTCCCGCTCGCCGACGCCGCCGAAGCGCACCGTGCGCTCGAGTCGCGGTCCACGACCGGGGCGACGGTGCTGCTCCCCTAG
- a CDS encoding MFS transporter, with amino-acid sequence MLVDTTPLRNVAYRRLFLGQSVAFIGYQLTAVAVPVQMYAITDSSFWVGMLGVAGLVPLILFGLWGGAVADAVDRRTLLLISSVVLWVATGALVVQSLFGVDSPWLLLALTALQSAAFAISGPTRSAIIPRLVPIEQVPSANTLNFTASNFGTVVGPLLAGLILAQWSYAVAYGVDAVLFTFALYAAARLPHLEPIGERVSPGLRAVGQGLAFIALKPVLLMSFAVDIIAMVFAMPRALFPQVANDWYGGGEAVGWLFAAIAIGSVLAGLSSGWIGRVKRQGLALTVAVMGWGLAVAAAGLARSLWLAVALLAVAGAADLVSAVYRQTILQVYAPDEMRGRMQGVFTVVVAGGPRLGDLRAGVTESWFGPTVSWVGGGLVCVVLVALVALAVPKFLRYDGNPRS; translated from the coding sequence GTGCTGGTCGACACCACGCCGCTGCGCAACGTCGCCTACCGCCGGCTCTTCCTCGGTCAGAGCGTCGCGTTCATCGGGTACCAGCTGACCGCGGTCGCGGTTCCCGTGCAGATGTACGCGATCACCGACTCGTCGTTCTGGGTCGGCATGCTCGGCGTCGCCGGGCTCGTACCGCTGATCCTGTTCGGCCTCTGGGGCGGCGCGGTCGCCGACGCGGTCGACCGGCGGACGCTGTTGCTCATCTCGTCGGTGGTGCTGTGGGTGGCGACCGGTGCGCTCGTCGTGCAGTCGCTGTTCGGCGTCGACAGCCCGTGGCTCCTGCTCGCGCTGACCGCGCTGCAGTCGGCCGCGTTCGCGATCAGCGGCCCCACCCGGAGCGCGATCATCCCCCGGTTGGTGCCGATCGAGCAGGTGCCGTCGGCGAACACGCTGAACTTCACCGCGAGCAACTTCGGCACGGTCGTCGGCCCGCTGCTGGCCGGCCTGATCCTCGCCCAGTGGTCGTACGCGGTCGCGTACGGCGTCGACGCGGTGCTGTTCACGTTCGCGCTCTACGCGGCGGCCCGGTTGCCGCACCTCGAACCGATCGGCGAGCGGGTCAGCCCGGGGCTGCGCGCGGTCGGGCAGGGCCTGGCGTTCATCGCGCTCAAGCCCGTGCTGCTGATGTCGTTCGCGGTCGACATCATCGCGATGGTCTTCGCCATGCCACGCGCACTGTTTCCGCAGGTCGCGAACGACTGGTACGGCGGTGGGGAGGCCGTCGGGTGGCTGTTCGCGGCGATCGCGATCGGGTCCGTGCTGGCCGGGCTGTCGTCGGGCTGGATCGGCCGGGTCAAGCGTCAAGGGCTGGCGCTCACCGTCGCGGTGATGGGCTGGGGCCTCGCGGTGGCCGCCGCCGGCCTGGCCCGGAGCCTCTGGCTCGCGGTCGCGCTGCTGGCCGTCGCCGGCGCCGCCGACCTGGTGTCGGCGGTCTACCGGCAGACGATCCTGCAGGTCTACGCACCCGACGAGATGCGCGGCCGGATGCAGGGGGTGTTCACCGTCGTCGTGGCCGGTGGGCCACGCCTCGGTGACCTGCGCGCCGGTGTCACCGAGTCGTGGTTCGGGCCGACCGTGTCCTGGGTCGGCGGCGGCCTGGTGTGCGTCGTGCTCGTCGCACTGGTGGCCCTGGCCGTGCCGAAATTCCTCCGCTACGACGGCAACCCGAGGTCCTAG
- the pdxH gene encoding pyridoxamine 5'-phosphate oxidase: protein MRVGYERGTLTESTLADNWFDQFTRWFDEAAAADEIAEPNAMIVATAAANGTPSARTVLLKDADERGLTFYTHYTSRKGRELTENPRATLLFPWHPLQRQVNVAGTVHRVDPAESDAYWNSRPHGSQLGSAASPQSRVVPDRAALEDAEKTLAERYPDAVPRPETWGGFRVVPHTVEFWQGRPDRLHDRLRYRRDGELWVVERLGP, encoded by the coding sequence ATGCGGGTCGGGTACGAACGGGGGACGCTCACCGAAAGCACCCTCGCCGACAACTGGTTCGACCAGTTCACCCGGTGGTTCGACGAGGCCGCCGCGGCGGACGAGATCGCCGAGCCGAACGCGATGATCGTGGCCACCGCCGCGGCGAACGGGACGCCGAGCGCCCGCACCGTCCTGCTCAAGGACGCCGACGAGCGGGGCCTGACCTTCTACACGCACTACACGTCACGCAAGGGCCGGGAACTCACCGAGAACCCCCGCGCGACGCTGCTCTTCCCCTGGCATCCGCTGCAACGCCAGGTGAACGTCGCGGGCACCGTCCACCGGGTCGATCCGGCCGAGTCCGACGCCTACTGGAACAGCCGGCCGCACGGTTCCCAGCTGGGGTCGGCGGCGAGCCCGCAGTCCCGCGTCGTACCGGACCGCGCCGCCCTGGAAGACGCCGAGAAGACGCTCGCCGAGCGGTACCCCGACGCGGTTCCCCGCCCGGAGACCTGGGGTGGCTTCCGGGTCGTGCCGCACACGGTCGAGTTCTGGCAGGGGCGCCCCGACCGCCTGCACGACCGCCTGCGGTACCGCCGGGACGGCGAGCTCTGGGTCGTCGAGCGGCTCGGTCCGTGA